The following are from one region of the Georgenia sp. M64 genome:
- the rpsE gene encoding 30S ribosomal protein S5, whose product MAAPQRSRTGSATGAGENREGESTNRRDGRRGGGDRRDNRRGAEEKSQYIERVVTINRVAKVVKGGRRFSFTALVVVGDGDGTVGVGYGKAKEVPAAIAKGVEEAKKNFFRVPRIAKTIPHVVQGEAAAGVVFLRPASPGTGVIAGGPVRAVLDCAGIHDILSKSLGSSNAINIVHATVAALKGLEQPEAVAARRGLPLEHVAPAAMLRQRAAGEAKDRAEKSGDQATVGAGA is encoded by the coding sequence ATGGCTGCACCGCAGCGAAGCAGGACCGGCTCCGCTACCGGCGCGGGGGAGAACCGCGAGGGCGAGAGCACCAACCGGCGCGACGGCCGTCGCGGCGGCGGCGACCGCCGGGACAACCGGCGCGGCGCCGAGGAGAAGAGCCAGTACATCGAGCGCGTCGTCACGATCAACCGTGTCGCCAAGGTCGTCAAGGGCGGTCGCCGCTTCAGCTTCACGGCGCTGGTCGTCGTCGGCGACGGCGACGGCACCGTGGGTGTCGGCTACGGCAAGGCCAAGGAGGTGCCCGCGGCGATCGCCAAGGGCGTGGAGGAGGCGAAGAAGAACTTCTTCCGCGTCCCCCGCATCGCCAAGACCATCCCGCACGTCGTGCAGGGTGAGGCTGCGGCCGGCGTCGTCTTCCTCCGGCCGGCGTCGCCGGGTACCGGTGTCATCGCCGGTGGTCCCGTCCGCGCCGTCCTCGACTGCGCGGGCATCCACGACATCCTGAGCAAGTCGCTCGGCTCGTCCAACGCGATCAACATCGTCCACGCCACCGTGGCGGCGCTCAAGGGGCTCGAGCAGCCCGAGGCCGTCGCCGCGCGTCGTGGTCTGCCGCTGGAGCACGTGGCCCCGGCCGCGATGCTGCGCCAGCGCGCCGCGGGCGAGGCGAAGGACCGCGCCGAGAAGTCGGGCGACCAGGCGACCGTCGGGGCAGGTGCGTGA
- the rplF gene encoding 50S ribosomal protein L6: MSRIGRLPVPVPAGVDVTIDGSTVTVKGPKGTLAHTVVEPISVARDEDGAIVVTRPNDEREARSRHGLTRTLLANLVTGVTQGYTKDLEIVGTGYRVQAKGSDLEFALGFSHPVSVSAPEGITFTVTGPTKFSVSGIDKQLVGEVAANIRKIRKPEPYKGKGVRYAGEQVRRKVGKAGK; this comes from the coding sequence ATGTCCCGAATCGGTAGGCTCCCCGTCCCGGTCCCCGCTGGCGTCGACGTCACCATCGACGGCTCCACCGTGACGGTCAAGGGCCCCAAGGGCACCCTGGCGCACACGGTGGTCGAGCCCATCTCCGTCGCACGCGACGAGGACGGCGCCATCGTGGTGACCCGGCCCAACGACGAGCGCGAGGCGCGCTCGCGCCACGGCCTGACCCGCACGCTCCTGGCCAACCTCGTCACCGGGGTGACCCAGGGCTACACCAAGGACCTCGAGATCGTCGGTACCGGTTACCGCGTCCAGGCGAAGGGCTCGGACCTCGAGTTCGCGCTCGGGTTCTCCCACCCGGTGTCCGTGAGCGCCCCCGAGGGCATCACGTTCACGGTGACGGGCCCGACGAAGTTCTCGGTCTCCGGCATCGACAAGCAGCTCGTCGGCGAGGTCGCCGCGAACATCCGCAAGATCCGCAAGCCCGAGCCGTACAAGGGCAAGGGCGTGCGCTACGCCGGCGAGCAGGTCCGCCGCAAGGTCGGAAAGGCTGGTAAGTAA
- the rplR gene encoding 50S ribosomal protein L18 yields the protein MAISIKGKGKYVARQRRHLRVRKRITGTAERPRLVVTRSARHMVAQLVDDSTGRTLASASTLEADLRSAEGEKVAKARKVGELVAERAKAAGIEAAVFDRGGNKYHGRVAAVADGAREGGLAL from the coding sequence ATGGCTATCTCCATCAAGGGCAAGGGCAAGTACGTCGCCCGTCAGCGCCGCCACCTCCGGGTGCGCAAGCGCATCACGGGCACGGCCGAGCGTCCCCGCCTGGTCGTCACCCGCTCTGCCCGGCACATGGTCGCCCAGCTCGTGGACGACTCCACCGGCCGCACGCTGGCCTCGGCCTCCACGCTCGAGGCGGACCTGCGGTCCGCGGAGGGCGAGAAGGTCGCCAAGGCGCGCAAGGTCGGCGAGCTCGTGGCCGAGCGGGCCAAGGCCGCCGGCATCGAGGCCGCCGTGTTCGACCGCGGGGGCAACAAGTACCACGGGCGGGTCGCGGCCGTGGCCGACGGCGCCCGCGAGGGTGGTCTGGCCCTGTGA
- the rpmD gene encoding 50S ribosomal protein L30, giving the protein MAELKVTQTKSVIGGKQNQKDTLRTLGLRRIGQSVVREDKPEVRGMIQTVAHLVSVEEVD; this is encoded by the coding sequence ATGGCCGAGCTCAAGGTGACCCAGACCAAGTCCGTCATCGGCGGCAAGCAGAACCAGAAGGACACCCTGCGCACCCTGGGGCTCCGCCGCATCGGCCAGTCGGTCGTGCGGGAGGACAAGCCCGAGGTCCGCGGCATGATCCAGACGGTGGCGCACCTCGTCTCCGTCGAGGAGGTCGACTGA